From Marivirga harenae, one genomic window encodes:
- a CDS encoding DNA-directed RNA polymerase subunit alpha encodes MSILAFQMPEKVAMEKADDFHGLFTFKPLEKGYGVTVGNALRRILLSSLEGYAITGIKIPGVLHEFSSVEGVVEDVSEVILNLKMVRFKKIADVADNKINISLKNIKEFKAGDINKFTTAYEILNPELLICHMDESVNFEIELTIEKGRGYVSSEDNKVMDQATDYIAIDSIFTPIKNVKYSVENTRVEQKTDYEQLVLDIETDGSIHPEVALKGAANILIKHFMLFSDQNMVLDAGGSDEPEAVDEEMLHMRKLLKTALNDLDLSVRAYNCLKAADVKTLGDLVALEISDMMKFRNFGKKSLAELEQLVADKGLTFGMDLSKYKLDEE; translated from the coding sequence ATGTCCATTTTAGCATTCCAAATGCCTGAAAAGGTTGCAATGGAAAAAGCAGATGATTTTCACGGGCTTTTTACATTTAAACCGTTAGAAAAAGGATATGGTGTTACTGTAGGTAATGCCTTAAGAAGAATTTTGTTGTCTTCACTTGAAGGTTATGCTATAACAGGGATCAAAATTCCTGGTGTATTGCATGAGTTTTCTTCAGTGGAAGGTGTTGTTGAGGATGTGTCTGAAGTTATCTTAAACCTGAAAATGGTGAGATTTAAGAAGATAGCGGATGTTGCTGACAACAAGATCAATATTTCTCTTAAGAATATTAAGGAATTCAAGGCAGGTGACATTAATAAATTCACTACAGCTTATGAGATCTTAAACCCTGAGTTGTTGATTTGTCATATGGATGAATCAGTAAATTTTGAGATAGAATTGACTATCGAGAAGGGCAGGGGATATGTTTCTTCTGAGGATAATAAGGTAATGGATCAAGCTACGGATTATATCGCTATCGATTCAATTTTCACTCCTATCAAAAACGTAAAATATAGCGTTGAAAATACTAGGGTTGAACAAAAGACTGATTATGAACAATTAGTCTTAGATATTGAGACAGATGGTAGTATTCATCCAGAAGTTGCTTTAAAAGGAGCAGCAAACATTTTGATTAAGCACTTTATGCTATTCTCTGACCAAAATATGGTATTGGATGCAGGCGGATCTGATGAGCCGGAAGCTGTAGATGAGGAAATGTTGCATATGCGCAAATTGCTAAAAACGGCTCTTAATGATTTAGATCTTTCTGTTAGGGCATATAATTGCTTAAAGGCAGCGGATGTAAAAACATTAGGTGATCTAGTAGCACTTGAGATTTCTGACATGATGAAATTCAGAAATTTCGGGAAGAAATCTTTAGCAGAATTAGAGCAGTTGGTAGCTGATAAAGGGTTAACCTTTGGAATGGATTTATCCAAATACAAACTTGACGAAGAATAA
- the carA gene encoding glutamine-hydrolyzing carbamoyl-phosphate synthase small subunit has product MKYKNKNKAILLLEDGTVFHGKSIGFSGTKGGEICFNTGMTGYQEVYTDPSYYGQIMVNTNAHIGNYGVHPEESESDSPKIFGVVINAFSDDYSRGQAVDNLNNYLVGHEIPGICDVDTRKIVRHIRNKGAMNAIISSEISDLEELQRELDKVPSMEGLELSSFVSTKEAYEIGTDDGIKLAVLDYGIKSSILKQLVDRGFRCKVFPSDTDFQDTEGWNPQAYFLSNGPGDPAVMTNAINNSKQIIESGKPLFGICLGHQLIALANGIKTFKMHNGHRGLNQPVFNKESGRSEVTSQNHGFSVVTEDVENSDLVVSTHINLNDNTVEGLRMKDKKVFSVQYHPESSPGPHDSRYLFDQFISLIN; this is encoded by the coding sequence ATGAAGTATAAAAACAAGAACAAAGCAATTTTACTTTTAGAAGACGGAACTGTCTTCCATGGCAAATCAATTGGATTTTCAGGCACTAAGGGTGGAGAAATCTGTTTTAACACCGGGATGACCGGTTACCAAGAGGTATATACTGATCCTTCTTACTATGGGCAGATTATGGTGAATACCAATGCTCACATCGGTAACTATGGTGTCCATCCTGAAGAATCGGAATCTGATAGTCCCAAAATTTTCGGGGTGGTGATTAACGCATTTTCTGATGATTATAGTAGAGGTCAAGCAGTTGACAATTTAAATAATTATCTTGTAGGACATGAAATCCCTGGAATCTGCGATGTTGATACCCGAAAAATCGTGAGGCACATTCGAAATAAAGGGGCCATGAATGCCATTATTTCATCAGAAATCTCAGATCTGGAAGAGTTGCAGAGAGAATTAGACAAAGTGCCTTCTATGGAAGGACTAGAACTTTCTTCCTTTGTAAGCACAAAAGAAGCATATGAAATCGGGACAGATGATGGGATCAAACTTGCTGTTTTGGATTATGGTATTAAAAGCAGCATTTTGAAGCAATTAGTTGATAGAGGATTTAGATGTAAAGTATTTCCTTCAGATACCGATTTTCAAGATACTGAAGGATGGAATCCGCAAGCATATTTCCTGTCAAATGGACCTGGTGATCCTGCAGTGATGACTAATGCTATCAATAATAGCAAACAAATCATTGAAAGTGGCAAACCATTATTTGGTATTTGTCTTGGACATCAACTAATTGCCTTAGCTAATGGTATAAAGACCTTCAAGATGCATAACGGACATAGGGGTCTAAATCAGCCTGTTTTTAATAAGGAATCAGGAAGAAGTGAGGTGACTTCTCAAAATCACGGCTTTAGTGTAGTTACTGAGGATGTTGAGAATTCTGACTTGGTTGTTTCCACACATATTAATTTAAATGATAATACGGTTGAAGGGTTGAGGATGAAAGATAAAAAGGTGTTTTCCGTGCAATATCATCCCGAATCATCACCTGGGCCACATGACTCTAGATATTTATTCGACCAATTTATTTCATTAATCAACTAA
- the rplQ gene encoding 50S ribosomal protein L17, with translation MRHGKKFNHLSRTASHRNAMLSNMAGSLILSKRITTTVAKAKALRKYVEPLLTKSKEDTTHNRRVVFSSLKNKEVLKELFDEVATKIANRPGGYTRIIKLGSRLGDDAEMALIELVDYNELLLGGEAKEKKKTTRRSRRGSGAKATSAKSEDASTELKEAKEKAPKKEAKKEDAPKAEAKKEDAPKAEAKKEESPKVEAKKEETPKAEKKESKSDDKKDEKKGDE, from the coding sequence ATGAGACACGGTAAGAAATTTAATCATTTAAGTAGAACTGCTTCACACAGAAATGCGATGTTGTCTAACATGGCTGGGTCTTTAATCCTTTCAAAGAGGATTACTACAACTGTTGCGAAAGCTAAGGCATTAAGGAAGTATGTTGAGCCCTTATTGACCAAATCTAAGGAAGATACAACACATAACAGAAGAGTAGTTTTTTCTTCTTTAAAAAATAAAGAAGTACTTAAAGAGCTTTTTGACGAAGTAGCTACAAAAATTGCTAACAGACCAGGTGGTTATACAAGAATCATCAAATTAGGATCTAGACTTGGTGACGATGCAGAAATGGCATTGATCGAGCTAGTTGATTACAATGAGTTGTTGTTAGGTGGCGAAGCTAAAGAGAAGAAGAAAACTACAAGAAGAAGCCGTAGAGGAAGTGGAGCTAAAGCTACTTCTGCAAAGTCTGAAGATGCTTCTACTGAGTTAAAAGAGGCTAAGGAAAAAGCACCTAAGAAAGAAGCAAAGAAGGAAGATGCTCCTAAAGCTGAAGCCAAAAAGGAGGATGCTCCTAAAGCAGAAGCTAAGAAAGAAGAGAGTCCGAAAGTTGAAGCAAAAAAAGAGGAAACTCCTAAAGCTGAAAAGAAGGAGTCTAAATCTGACGACAAAAAGGATGAAAAAAAAGGAGATGAGTAA